From Drosophila yakuba strain Tai18E2 chromosome 2L, Prin_Dyak_Tai18E2_2.1, whole genome shotgun sequence, one genomic window encodes:
- the LOC6527456 gene encoding uncharacterized protein LOC6527456, translated as MTAPSTSRAKQAIDSAKDLSASIHGLSRNRKRQEKRKQRLHEMQNLLYTKHFSNYRLPVSMAVPPPEDQLLQLQLQNFDSLTKQPPSSRKNPLPVNASSDSPWTRLRLVACPCHGCLCSVEPSALLGHYLSDHLPGMGIPFLELEMGKRVSLTCHVSSLERDVNSLLGVYCYRRIGLNPLKCHRNTHLPLEYRCFSQHSALMIFACRTMHSVLSERKRVKHEVLAIWVATPLHGVAITLRLLVQPANSARYYTKQIKARPMLPLSSNQSCSEFIKTDSNVILISLEDLRPLMDLDVWQQLLTVELKVISEARI; from the coding sequence ATGACTGCGCCCTCCACCTCCCGTGCCAAGCAGGCTATAGATTCCGCCAAGGACCTATCTGCTTCCATCCATGGATTGAGCCGGAACCGGAAGCGTCAGGAGAAGCGAAAGCAGCGACTGCACGAAATGCAAAATTTGCTGTACACGAAACACTTTTCGAACTACAGACTGCCTGTGTCGATGGCTGTCCCACCTCCCGAGGATCAGCTGctccaactgcagctgcagaacTTTGATTCGCTTACCAAGCAGCCGcccagcagcaggaaaaaccCGCTCCCTGTGAACGCCTCCAGTGACTCGCCGTGGACCCGACTGCGCCTAGTGGCATGCCCATGTCACGGATGCCTCTGCTCGGTTGAGCCCAGCGCTCTACTGGGTCACTATTTAAGTGACCATCTGCCGGGAATGGGGATTCCGTTCTTAGAGCTAGAAATGGGCAAGCGAGTATCCTTAACATGTCATGTCAGCAGTCTGGAAAGAGATGTCAACTCGCTGTTGGGGGTTTATTGCTATCGGCGCATTGGCCTCAACCCCCTGAAATGCCACCGAAACACCCATCTGCCGCTGGAGTACCGCTGCTTCTCGCAGCATAGCGCCCTCATGATCTTCGCCTGCCGCACCATGCACTCGGTGCTGTCGGAGAGGAAGCGTGTCAAACACGAGGTCCTGGCCATCTGGGTGGCTACTCCTTTGCACGGCGTGGCCATCACTCTGCGGCTGCTGGTCCAACCGGCCAACTCGGCACGTTACTACACAAAGCAGATAAAAGCTCGTCCGATGCTGCCATTGTCGTCGAACCAATCCTGCAGTGAGTTCATCAAGACCGATAGCAACGTGATCCTCATCAGCTTAGAGGACCTTCGACCTCTGATGGATTTAGATGTGTGGCAACAATTGCTTACCGTCGAACTGAAAGTGATCAGCGAGGCAAGaatataa